From a single Anaerolineaceae bacterium oral taxon 439 genomic region:
- a CDS encoding isopropanol dehydrogenase: protein MKAFAMLSIGKVGWIDKPMPVCGPLDAIVKPIALAPCTSDVHTVWAGAIGDRHNLTLGHEAVGEIVEVGSLVKDFKVGDKVIAPAITPDWNSLEAQAGYSMHSGGMLAGWKFSNIKDGVFAEYFHVNDADGNLALIPEGMDPAAAVMFCDMVPTGFHGVELAGVEFGDTVVVVGIGPVGLMSVAGAALHGAGRLFAVGSRPKCIEVAKAYGATDIINYRNGDIVEQILNLNHGPVDKVVVAGGDVDTFDQALAMLKPGGAIGNVNYLGEGDYIKLGRLNWGVGMGHKRINGGLMPGGRLRMQKLTSMMTSGRMDTGLMVTHRFNGLASVETCLDMMKDKAAELIKPVVIA, encoded by the coding sequence ATGAAAGCTTTTGCGATGTTGAGTATTGGAAAAGTTGGATGGATTGATAAGCCGATGCCAGTCTGCGGACCGTTGGACGCGATTGTGAAACCGATTGCGCTGGCTCCCTGCACCTCCGACGTACATACCGTTTGGGCGGGCGCGATCGGCGATCGCCATAACCTGACGCTGGGCCATGAGGCCGTCGGCGAAATCGTCGAAGTCGGTTCCCTCGTTAAAGATTTCAAGGTCGGCGATAAAGTCATCGCCCCGGCGATTACGCCGGATTGGAATTCGCTCGAAGCTCAGGCCGGGTACTCGATGCATTCGGGCGGCATGCTCGCGGGCTGGAAATTCTCGAATATTAAAGACGGCGTTTTTGCTGAATATTTCCATGTCAATGACGCTGACGGCAACCTGGCGCTGATTCCCGAGGGAATGGATCCTGCCGCCGCGGTGATGTTCTGCGATATGGTCCCGACCGGGTTCCATGGCGTCGAGCTTGCCGGCGTTGAATTCGGCGATACGGTCGTTGTTGTCGGGATCGGTCCTGTCGGCCTGATGTCGGTTGCGGGCGCTGCGCTGCATGGCGCCGGGCGTCTTTTCGCGGTCGGTTCCCGTCCGAAATGTATTGAAGTCGCGAAAGCCTATGGCGCGACGGATATTATCAATTATCGCAACGGTGATATCGTTGAGCAGATTCTTAACCTCAACCATGGTCCGGTCGATAAAGTCGTCGTTGCCGGCGGCGATGTCGATACCTTTGATCAGGCGCTTGCGATGCTCAAGCCGGGCGGCGCGATCGGCAACGTCAACTATTTAGGCGAGGGCGACTATATTAAGCTTGGCCGTCTGAACTGGGGCGTCGGCATGGGACACAAACGCATCAACGGCGGTCTGATGCCCGGCGGGCGGCTGCGCATGCAGAAACTGACGTCGATGATGACGTCCGGACGCATGGACACCGGATTAATGGTGACGCATCGCTTCAACGGCCTTGCCAGCGTTGAAACCTGCCTGGATATGATGAAGGATAAAGCGGCTGAATTGATTAAGCCGGTCGTTATCGCGTAA